In the Candidatus Baltobacteraceae bacterium genome, one interval contains:
- a CDS encoding serine hydrolase: MLTQETVLAAAADAGLTPCSIVVRRLDSGEGPDISIEPQRYLYPASMLKVPLALATLALVQSGDLRLDQPFEVTHANMTANDKPSPMVPGYAAPLREIVELAITISDNVATNMLYDIVGRERATAIVQQRFGLTTTSFARKLSGSEPLIHDAEWDGERRNRHNAGDAARLYELIARDRVPFAHLLRETLARQQFNNKLSAGLLPGDRFAHKTGDTDEVTHDGGILDTFLGASYAIVVYAGLEATDSNNARFGPFMNQIRALL, translated from the coding sequence GTGTTGACCCAAGAAACCGTCCTCGCCGCCGCCGCCGATGCGGGCCTCACGCCGTGCTCGATCGTCGTGCGCCGCCTCGATTCGGGCGAAGGCCCGGATATCTCGATCGAACCGCAGCGCTACCTGTACCCGGCGAGCATGCTCAAGGTTCCGCTCGCGCTCGCAACGCTCGCACTCGTCCAATCGGGCGATCTGCGCCTCGACCAACCCTTCGAGGTAACGCACGCGAACATGACGGCTAACGACAAACCGTCGCCGATGGTGCCCGGCTACGCGGCGCCACTTCGCGAAATCGTGGAACTTGCGATCACGATCTCCGACAACGTTGCGACCAACATGCTCTACGATATCGTCGGGCGCGAGCGCGCGACGGCGATCGTGCAGCAGCGTTTCGGACTTACCACTACCTCGTTTGCCCGGAAACTCTCGGGAAGCGAGCCGCTGATTCACGATGCGGAGTGGGACGGCGAACGGCGCAACCGGCATAACGCCGGGGATGCCGCCCGCCTCTACGAACTGATCGCACGCGACCGGGTGCCGTTCGCACACCTGCTGCGCGAAACGTTAGCCCGCCAGCAGTTCAACAATAAGCTCAGCGCGGGGCTGCTTCCCGGCGATCGTTTCGCGCACAAAACGGGCGATACCGACGAAGTCACGCACGACGGCGGAATCCTCGATACGTTCTTGGGCGCGTCCTACGCGATCGTCGTGTATGCCGGCCTGGAGGCGACCGACTCCAACAACGCCCGATTCGGCCCGTTCATGAACCAAATCCGGGCGCTGTTGTAA
- a CDS encoding HlyD family secretion protein — protein sequence MTDSREVQKPATTGATSNGTGHGAPPQDEVPAKTANPVVRSIGLLVVAIAVIALLIFGVKYFVYARAHQSTDDARVDANTVDVTSKIGERVERILVATDQPVRKGQLLIVLDSTDEQAKVTQAEANFQVALENQRAGVTQGSGGITQAQAQISGAQAQVPASQAGVDAAVAQVRAAQAELPAAQASLAKAQADLRRTQSLVSTGDLPAQQLDAARSAEAAAASQYRSALDSINVAQANLNAAQSKVSASVAGVGAAQGGLQTAQGKLSQAQAPALISAARAALDIAKQNVTYTKIYAPIDGYVGEKNVEVGQTVQSGLSLLTLIPDEVFVTANFKETQVGSMRAGQQVDIKVDAYKGQTFDGKVLSINPASQNTYALVPAQNSTGNFVKVTQRIPVKIGFAGVDFSKYPMRPGMSVEASVRVR from the coding sequence GTGACGGATTCGCGCGAGGTCCAAAAACCGGCGACGACGGGGGCGACCTCGAACGGCACCGGGCACGGAGCGCCGCCCCAAGACGAGGTTCCGGCCAAGACCGCAAATCCGGTCGTGCGTTCGATCGGCCTCCTGGTGGTGGCAATCGCGGTGATCGCTTTGTTGATCTTCGGCGTCAAGTATTTTGTCTACGCACGCGCTCACCAATCGACCGACGACGCGCGTGTGGACGCCAACACCGTGGACGTCACGAGCAAGATCGGCGAACGCGTCGAGCGGATCTTGGTCGCGACCGATCAACCCGTGCGTAAGGGGCAACTGCTCATCGTGCTCGATAGCACCGACGAACAGGCCAAAGTGACGCAGGCCGAAGCGAACTTTCAAGTCGCGCTCGAGAATCAACGGGCCGGCGTAACGCAAGGCTCGGGCGGCATAACGCAGGCGCAAGCGCAGATCAGCGGCGCTCAGGCGCAAGTGCCGGCTTCGCAGGCCGGTGTAGATGCGGCCGTCGCGCAAGTGCGCGCGGCGCAAGCGGAGTTGCCCGCGGCGCAGGCGTCGCTTGCCAAAGCGCAGGCGGATCTACGGCGCACGCAGTCGCTCGTTTCGACCGGCGATCTCCCGGCGCAGCAACTCGACGCCGCCCGCTCGGCGGAAGCCGCGGCCGCGTCGCAGTATCGCAGCGCCCTCGATTCGATCAACGTGGCGCAAGCGAACCTTAACGCCGCGCAATCCAAGGTCTCGGCTTCGGTAGCCGGCGTCGGCGCCGCCCAGGGCGGCCTTCAAACGGCGCAGGGAAAACTCAGCCAAGCCCAAGCGCCGGCGTTGATCAGCGCCGCGCGCGCGGCCCTCGACATCGCCAAGCAAAACGTAACGTACACGAAAATCTACGCTCCGATCGACGGCTACGTCGGAGAGAAGAACGTGGAAGTCGGTCAGACCGTGCAGTCGGGATTGTCGTTGCTGACGCTGATTCCGGACGAGGTCTTCGTGACGGCAAACTTCAAGGAAACGCAAGTCGGATCGATGCGCGCGGGCCAGCAGGTAGACATCAAAGTCGATGCCTACAAGGGCCAAACCTTCGACGGGAAGGTTCTCTCGATCAATCCCGCGTCGCAGAACACGTACGCGTTGGTTCCCGCACAAAACTCCACCGGCAACTTCGTCAAAGTCACGCAGCGCATCCCGGTAAAGATTGGCTTTGCCGGCGTCGACTTTAGCAAATACCCGATGCGTCCGGGAATGTCCGTCGAAGCCTCGGTGCGAGTCCGCTAG
- a CDS encoding TolC family protein produces MNRRAIALFASIACGAAFAAPASAQQKTPAPRATPRPQASPAAKAIQQGGLPPPPPIPILPNVPNVAAGYAAPNLETPSADLVGVTQKQFVGITLDNAVAMALAHNPDLAVSQANRRIANYQIAAARGAYDVRLSVQPQYSYVSQAPQNAFFAGPNFGPIVQKSIQLQGGVEGQLRGGQQYQVQVSGKRVEDNTTINAFNPTYPTIFSVNFTQPLAKNRGINATTRSIELAKINADMTDAQTLQSVSTTVAQVQDAYWNLVAAWRNVAIQEEALKEALVQSRSNARLAKVGVNAPIDVVQSNTQVNVFQDNVFSALQSVASLQNQLKELTLANPADPIWSANLVPTTPVLQLPREPALADLVTQALKNRPEMAQIADARRSANVDLAYAENQVKPQVDLQLGYTSNGFAGTPTDPNASPFAQSSAQQVMAIDALIAAVDKQLPANQQIPTLMPSNTPVPGYLVGSLDQSIKNLTSNKFPVYNAGVRLTIPIGDRTGKADLAIARERERTTQLQEASIVQRVTVEVRDALQAFKSAQYRLIAARSARAASEAVLASEQRRFRNGASTTFLILQRQLEVADNRGRELQAQTDLNKAVVELERSTGEILSANNVNLTTVGEGALNP; encoded by the coding sequence GTGAATCGTCGTGCCATCGCACTCTTCGCATCGATCGCGTGTGGGGCGGCGTTTGCCGCACCCGCGAGCGCGCAGCAGAAGACGCCGGCTCCGCGCGCGACGCCGCGCCCGCAAGCCTCGCCGGCGGCCAAGGCGATTCAGCAAGGCGGCTTGCCGCCGCCGCCGCCGATACCGATTCTTCCGAACGTTCCGAACGTCGCCGCCGGCTACGCGGCGCCGAATCTCGAAACGCCCTCGGCCGATCTCGTCGGGGTCACGCAGAAGCAATTCGTCGGCATCACGCTCGACAACGCCGTCGCGATGGCGCTCGCGCACAATCCCGACCTGGCGGTATCGCAAGCGAACCGGCGCATCGCGAATTACCAAATCGCCGCCGCGCGGGGCGCATACGACGTGCGCCTTTCGGTGCAGCCGCAGTATAGTTACGTTTCGCAGGCGCCGCAGAACGCGTTCTTTGCCGGGCCGAACTTCGGGCCGATCGTGCAGAAGTCGATCCAACTCCAAGGCGGCGTCGAAGGTCAGCTCCGCGGCGGTCAGCAGTACCAAGTCCAAGTCTCGGGTAAGCGCGTCGAGGACAACACGACGATCAATGCGTTCAACCCGACGTATCCCACGATATTTTCCGTTAACTTCACGCAGCCGTTAGCGAAGAATCGCGGGATAAATGCGACCACGCGGTCCATCGAACTGGCAAAAATCAACGCCGACATGACCGACGCCCAGACCCTGCAATCGGTTTCGACGACGGTCGCGCAAGTACAGGACGCGTATTGGAACTTGGTTGCCGCCTGGCGCAACGTCGCGATACAGGAAGAAGCGCTCAAAGAGGCGCTCGTGCAATCGCGCAGCAACGCGCGCCTCGCCAAGGTCGGCGTAAACGCGCCGATCGACGTGGTGCAGTCGAACACCCAGGTCAACGTTTTTCAAGATAACGTCTTTTCGGCATTGCAGAGCGTGGCGAGTCTGCAGAACCAGCTCAAGGAACTCACGCTCGCGAATCCGGCCGATCCGATTTGGAGCGCCAATCTGGTCCCGACGACCCCCGTTCTGCAGCTTCCCCGGGAGCCGGCGCTTGCCGATCTGGTTACCCAAGCGTTAAAAAATCGTCCCGAAATGGCGCAGATTGCCGACGCTCGGCGCTCTGCCAACGTTGATCTAGCGTATGCCGAGAATCAAGTCAAACCGCAAGTCGACCTGCAGCTCGGCTATACGAGCAACGGCTTCGCCGGAACGCCGACCGATCCTAATGCGAGCCCGTTCGCGCAGAGTAGCGCGCAGCAGGTGATGGCCATCGACGCGTTAATCGCGGCGGTCGACAAGCAGCTGCCGGCAAATCAGCAAATTCCCACGTTGATGCCCTCGAACACGCCGGTCCCGGGGTATCTCGTCGGGTCGCTCGATCAATCGATCAAGAATCTCACGAGCAATAAGTTCCCGGTATACAACGCCGGCGTGCGGCTCACGATACCGATCGGCGATCGGACGGGCAAGGCCGATCTGGCGATCGCGCGAGAGCGCGAACGAACGACGCAGTTGCAGGAGGCCAGCATCGTGCAGCGCGTGACCGTCGAGGTACGCGACGCGCTGCAGGCTTTCAAGAGCGCGCAGTACCGTCTCATCGCCGCGCGGTCCGCGCGTGCGGCATCCGAAGCCGTACTTGCGAGCGAGCAGCGCCGGTTCCGCAACGGCGCTTCGACCACGTTTCTTATTTTGCAGCGGCAGTTGGAAGTAGCCGACAATCGCGGCCGCGAGCTGCAGGCTCAGACCGACCTCAACAAAGCCGTCGTCGAACTCGAACGATCGACCGGCGAAATTTTAAGCGCCAACAACGTCAATCTCACAACGGTGGGAGAGGGAGCACTCAATCCATGA
- a CDS encoding glucose-6-phosphate dehydrogenase assembly protein OpcA, with protein sequence MSLDVGAILDELAKDRKERIGVSATSLNLVAFVEDPQLLGWLKERTGTIAQRHPSRTLLLDATHADSARSVYSAVKEIDDTVLTQTEQIELGVRDFAAEELGSIVRALTVPNVQTILCWAGAHIAGESRFTELTRLADSVLLDSSRGDKTAGTLRELTQWMAGGSHRAVRDLAYMRLAPWQDMIAQFFDDADLASELPSIERVAITSGSDAEAYYLIGWLASRLQWNPCGAHEFCNARGEKIGVSFRHQGEARRVVRIVLESAHSTFTAALQKGTSDVVCLSVDGKKARPQRCAPIHDVDVVSLMEQAILTPAGGELFAASLEAARALLEAQSPAS encoded by the coding sequence GTGAGCCTCGACGTCGGCGCCATCCTCGACGAACTCGCCAAGGATCGCAAAGAACGCATCGGCGTATCCGCCACCTCGCTCAACTTGGTCGCCTTCGTCGAGGATCCGCAACTGCTGGGCTGGCTTAAGGAGCGTACCGGAACCATCGCCCAACGTCATCCGTCGCGCACGCTGCTGCTCGATGCGACGCACGCCGATTCGGCTCGCAGCGTTTACTCGGCGGTAAAAGAGATCGACGATACGGTACTCACGCAGACCGAGCAAATCGAACTCGGCGTGCGGGATTTCGCTGCCGAAGAACTCGGGTCGATCGTCCGCGCGCTCACCGTTCCCAACGTGCAGACCATCCTGTGCTGGGCGGGAGCGCACATCGCGGGCGAGAGCCGTTTTACGGAGTTAACCCGGCTTGCCGACAGCGTGCTGCTCGATAGCTCGCGGGGCGACAAAACCGCCGGCACGCTTCGCGAACTGACGCAGTGGATGGCCGGCGGCTCGCATCGAGCCGTGCGCGATCTCGCCTACATGCGGCTCGCACCGTGGCAGGATATGATCGCGCAGTTCTTCGACGATGCCGATCTCGCGAGCGAGTTGCCGTCGATCGAGCGCGTCGCGATTACCTCGGGCTCCGATGCCGAAGCCTACTATTTGATCGGCTGGCTCGCGAGCCGCCTGCAGTGGAATCCATGTGGAGCGCACGAGTTCTGCAACGCGCGAGGGGAGAAGATCGGCGTTTCGTTCCGCCACCAGGGCGAAGCCCGACGGGTCGTACGCATCGTCCTGGAAAGCGCGCACTCGACCTTCACGGCGGCGCTGCAAAAAGGCACGTCGGATGTCGTCTGTTTGAGCGTCGACGGTAAGAAAGCTCGCCCGCAGCGCTGCGCGCCGATTCACGACGTCGACGTGGTTTCCTTGATGGAGCAGGCGATTCTCACGCCGGCCGGCGGCGAGCTGTTTGCCGCATCGCTCGAAGCCGCACGCGCGCTGCTCGAAGCGCAGAGCCCCGCATCGTGA
- a CDS encoding amidohydrolase family protein — MTKDLVRCARALVGGVERRDFAFAIEGGTIVATGSYGELHARFGDALQHDHGEDAIVVPGFINGHSHAYQILLRGWADDLPFDRWRSDALYKVVPSLTPEQIYWTFVAAFDEMLAAGITTVAEFFYLNGMGNDRAEAALRAAADTGIRIVFARTWMDADYAPPAFRETIDEAASRTRTLMDAHPDVDICVAPHSLHAASHEMIRAAMSFARERDVLVHLHVAEAAYEGAQTLERFGATPIVLLDRLGVLDDRLVAIHAIYLTADEKRLLAARGTRVVHNPMTNQYLGDGICDVTGLQALGVTMGLGTDADVKPSILDEMRAATLLQKIAHLDGSALGAAAAFDLGTAQGARALGVRAGDLAPGFHADYAVLDARGLDPWSPACSGLVYRAESAWVRQTFVRGALVWTGERSALARRAAQELSALTEMLTLH, encoded by the coding sequence ATGACGAAGGATCTCGTTCGTTGCGCGCGGGCGCTCGTTGGCGGCGTCGAGCGGCGCGACTTCGCGTTTGCAATCGAGGGCGGCACGATCGTTGCGACTGGGAGCTACGGCGAACTGCACGCGCGGTTCGGGGATGCCCTGCAGCACGATCACGGTGAGGACGCGATCGTCGTGCCGGGCTTTATCAACGGACATAGCCACGCCTATCAGATATTACTGCGCGGTTGGGCGGACGATCTGCCGTTCGATCGCTGGCGCAGCGACGCGCTCTACAAGGTCGTTCCGTCGCTGACGCCCGAACAGATCTACTGGACCTTCGTAGCGGCCTTCGACGAGATGCTGGCAGCCGGTATCACCACGGTCGCTGAATTCTTCTATCTCAACGGCATGGGCAACGATCGCGCGGAGGCCGCGCTGCGGGCCGCAGCGGATACGGGTATTCGCATCGTCTTCGCGCGCACGTGGATGGACGCCGACTACGCGCCTCCGGCGTTTCGCGAGACGATCGACGAAGCGGCCTCCCGCACGCGAACGCTGATGGACGCGCATCCAGACGTCGATATCTGCGTCGCGCCGCATTCGCTGCACGCCGCATCGCACGAGATGATTCGCGCCGCGATGTCATTCGCGCGAGAGCGGGACGTGCTCGTGCACCTGCACGTTGCCGAGGCTGCGTACGAAGGTGCGCAAACGCTCGAGCGGTTTGGTGCCACGCCGATCGTGCTGCTCGATCGGCTCGGCGTGCTCGACGATCGGCTGGTCGCGATTCACGCGATTTACTTAACCGCCGACGAGAAGCGATTGCTTGCGGCGCGCGGGACCCGCGTCGTACACAATCCGATGACCAACCAGTACTTAGGCGACGGCATCTGCGACGTGACCGGTCTGCAGGCGCTGGGCGTCACGATGGGACTCGGGACCGACGCCGACGTGAAACCGTCGATTCTCGACGAGATGCGCGCGGCGACACTCTTGCAGAAGATCGCGCACCTCGACGGAAGCGCGCTGGGCGCCGCGGCCGCCTTCGATTTGGGAACCGCTCAGGGGGCGCGCGCGCTCGGCGTTCGCGCCGGCGATCTTGCGCCGGGGTTCCACGCCGACTACGCAGTGCTCGACGCGCGCGGACTCGACCCATGGTCGCCCGCGTGCAGCGGATTGGTGTATCGTGCGGAATCGGCGTGGGTTCGGCAGACCTTCGTGCGCGGCGCGCTCGTCTGGACCGGCGAACGCAGCGCGCTCGCGCGGCGCGCGGCGCAGGAACTTTCGGCTTTGACTGAGATGTTGACCTTACACTAA
- the pgl gene encoding 6-phosphogluconolactonase: protein MSDFPDNVHVYANPDKLAAALADRFVNCAQTAITERGTFHVALAGGTTPKAAYALLAQEPRRTAVNWNDVFVFFGDERCVPPTDEASNYRMAMDTFLHAVNIPGHNVHRMRGEDEPAAAARAYSQLLREDLGEPPRFDLIMLGMGPDGHTASLFPGTDPLTDDAQLVRAPYVETAAMSRLTITPRVINAARDVAIAAEGQAKAAILAAVLRGVHDPTTYPIQIVAPLEGRLDWLVDAAAASALT, encoded by the coding sequence GTGAGCGACTTTCCGGACAACGTCCATGTGTACGCCAATCCCGACAAGCTGGCGGCGGCGCTCGCCGATCGTTTCGTCAACTGCGCGCAGACGGCAATTACGGAACGCGGAACGTTTCACGTCGCGCTCGCCGGCGGCACGACGCCCAAAGCGGCGTACGCGCTGCTCGCTCAAGAGCCGCGCCGCACGGCAGTCAATTGGAACGACGTTTTCGTGTTCTTCGGAGACGAGCGGTGCGTGCCGCCCACCGATGAAGCCTCGAACTATCGGATGGCGATGGACACGTTTCTGCACGCCGTCAACATCCCCGGACACAACGTGCATCGCATGCGCGGCGAAGACGAGCCGGCGGCCGCCGCACGAGCCTATTCGCAACTGCTGCGCGAGGACTTGGGTGAACCGCCCCGCTTCGATCTGATTATGCTCGGAATGGGTCCCGACGGCCACACCGCCTCGCTCTTTCCCGGAACCGATCCGCTGACCGACGACGCGCAACTCGTGCGCGCTCCGTACGTCGAAACGGCTGCGATGTCGCGGCTTACGATAACGCCGCGCGTTATTAACGCGGCGCGCGACGTCGCGATCGCCGCCGAGGGCCAAGCAAAAGCCGCGATCCTCGCGGCCGTTCTGCGTGGAGTCCACGATCCGACGACCTACCCGATCCAAATCGTCGCGCCGCTCGAGGGCCGCCTCGACTGGTTAGTGGACGCCGCTGCCGCCAGCGCTCTGACCTAG
- a CDS encoding STAS domain-containing protein has protein sequence MDSHVFSYKHPRLAPIEAFQRALVAAHESDGARLLLDLDGLPSLDVEAIRGLITILRRVRDAGGEIALHVTREDLKRTLAVTALDRVFTIAVRPTGVAA, from the coding sequence ATGGATAGCCACGTTTTTTCATACAAACATCCCCGCCTCGCGCCGATCGAAGCCTTTCAGCGGGCTCTCGTCGCGGCCCACGAATCCGACGGAGCCCGCCTCCTGCTCGACCTCGACGGCTTGCCGTCGCTGGACGTCGAGGCCATCAGAGGCTTGATTACCATCCTCCGGCGAGTCCGCGACGCCGGCGGCGAGATCGCATTGCACGTGACTCGCGAGGATCTTAAAAGGACGCTCGCCGTTACCGCCCTCGATCGCGTCTTTACGATTGCGGTCCGGCCCACCGGGGTGGCGGCATGA
- a CDS encoding amidohydrolase family protein, which produces MAALTLVRVRTILSCDTDAAQSGVTFERLGRIEDGAILMRGETILALGARAEIEARASSERDVETLDFGACTIVPGFVDAHAHPLFAGDREPDFAARQRGERAPLGMLYTVEQTRKALERPQAFWKTIASRLRLMLAHGTTTLETKTGYALHAPGENELLALIAAHADEAGLPRLIATFLGAHALPPEFRTEVEFVDYLIDQCLPVARAHGAVYADAFCEPGWFSPEQTRRYLEAARAHGLRLRVHCDEMAFGGAAEMAASLGVDAVDHCNYIRDEDVRAIVAREIVTVACPATIAYLDLPQSAPVRALLDAGGEVALASDYNPGTSPCFNLQTVAYFGRKLFGLTAAEALYAVTRAAARSLRVDAGVLRAGATADFVVLQIASLDEFGWQFGGNLAAAVVRRGKLVA; this is translated from the coding sequence TTGGCGGCTCTGACGCTCGTCCGCGTGCGGACGATTCTCTCCTGCGATACCGACGCCGCGCAGAGCGGCGTCACGTTTGAGCGGCTCGGCCGCATCGAGGACGGCGCGATCCTGATGCGCGGCGAGACGATCCTCGCGCTGGGTGCGCGCGCCGAGATCGAGGCGCGAGCGTCGAGCGAGCGCGATGTCGAGACGCTGGATTTCGGCGCATGCACGATCGTACCGGGCTTCGTGGACGCGCACGCGCACCCGCTCTTCGCCGGCGATCGCGAACCGGATTTCGCGGCGCGCCAACGCGGCGAGCGGGCGCCGCTCGGCATGCTTTACACCGTGGAGCAAACGCGCAAAGCGCTCGAGCGTCCGCAGGCGTTTTGGAAGACGATCGCATCGCGTCTGCGGCTGATGCTCGCGCACGGAACGACGACGCTCGAGACCAAGACCGGGTACGCGCTGCACGCCCCCGGCGAGAACGAATTGCTCGCATTGATCGCGGCGCACGCCGACGAAGCTGGGCTGCCCCGCCTGATCGCCACGTTCTTGGGCGCGCATGCGCTGCCGCCGGAGTTTCGTACCGAGGTCGAGTTCGTCGACTATTTGATCGACCAATGTCTGCCGGTAGCGCGCGCGCACGGCGCCGTCTATGCCGACGCGTTTTGCGAGCCCGGCTGGTTCTCGCCGGAGCAGACGCGGCGCTACCTCGAGGCGGCGCGCGCCCACGGCCTGCGGCTGCGCGTGCATTGCGACGAGATGGCCTTCGGCGGCGCCGCCGAGATGGCCGCGTCGCTCGGCGTCGATGCCGTCGATCATTGCAACTACATCCGCGACGAAGACGTGCGTGCGATCGTCGCGCGCGAGATCGTGACCGTCGCCTGCCCCGCGACGATCGCCTATCTCGATCTACCGCAAAGCGCGCCCGTTCGCGCCCTGCTCGATGCCGGCGGCGAGGTCGCGCTCGCCAGCGATTACAATCCCGGCACGTCGCCTTGCTTCAATCTGCAGACCGTCGCATATTTCGGGCGAAAACTCTTCGGACTAACGGCGGCGGAAGCACTCTACGCCGTAACGCGAGCCGCAGCCCGTTCGCTGCGCGTCGACGCCGGGGTTCTGCGCGCCGGCGCGACCGCCGATTTCGTCGTCCTGCAAATCGCGTCGCTCGACGAGTTCGGCTGGCAATTCGGCGGCAACCTCGCCGCCGCCGTCGTCCGCCGCGGAAAGCTCGTTGCATGA
- a CDS encoding MDR family MFS transporter: MRSVFESNVIEYGWRRTVVTLAVITATMLEIVDTTIVNVALPNIQGNFGVAVDQGAWIVTGYIIANVVIIPITPWLQDRFGRRAYYLASIALFTFASTMCGFAGSFEALVFWRIVQGVGGGGLISTSQAILRETYPLAEQGKAQGIFSLGVIVGPTLGPLLGGIITDNLSWRWAFFINIPIGIVAALAVYLVLRNPAPAQKNKKLDWIGLGLLATGLGSMQYVLDQGQQYDWFADPNIRLFAALAAGGLIAFVIWTLRSKIPVVDLHVLRHRAVVAGSLLGAVLGVSLYGSVLILPQYVQNSLGFTATMSGETMLIRGVAIALLTPFTAVLASRGKVDVRWMIFSGFVLLAISNWMLASVTTTTAGFWTFFWSLVISGLGLSQIFVPLSMAVLNAVPAKEVAATSAFFNLARQVGGSIATAVLVTVLVRGVSRHQDALSAGITLHAHPVVQFLAANGGEHSLRAIRDLAGLVAQQALALSYADTSRLTAVITIVLAPLVLLMRRPRIGSASVSVK, translated from the coding sequence GTGCGTTCGGTCTTCGAGTCCAACGTCATCGAATACGGGTGGCGCCGGACCGTCGTGACGTTGGCGGTCATAACCGCGACGATGCTCGAGATCGTCGATACCACGATCGTGAACGTAGCGCTGCCGAATATCCAGGGCAATTTCGGCGTGGCCGTCGATCAGGGCGCCTGGATCGTGACGGGGTACATCATCGCCAACGTCGTGATCATTCCAATCACCCCGTGGCTGCAAGACCGGTTCGGGCGCCGCGCATACTATCTCGCTTCGATCGCGCTCTTCACGTTCGCGTCGACCATGTGCGGCTTTGCGGGCAGTTTCGAGGCGCTGGTCTTCTGGCGCATCGTTCAAGGCGTCGGCGGCGGCGGTTTGATCTCCACCTCGCAGGCGATTCTGCGCGAAACGTATCCGCTCGCCGAACAAGGCAAAGCGCAGGGGATCTTTTCGCTCGGCGTGATCGTGGGTCCGACGCTCGGGCCGCTATTGGGCGGGATCATCACCGACAATCTCTCCTGGCGCTGGGCGTTCTTCATCAACATCCCGATCGGTATCGTCGCGGCGCTCGCCGTCTATTTGGTCCTGCGTAACCCGGCGCCGGCGCAGAAGAATAAGAAGCTCGATTGGATCGGATTGGGACTGCTTGCGACCGGCTTGGGATCGATGCAATACGTGCTCGATCAAGGGCAGCAATACGACTGGTTCGCCGATCCGAACATTCGACTCTTCGCCGCGCTAGCCGCCGGCGGCCTCATCGCGTTCGTCATCTGGACGCTGCGCTCGAAGATACCGGTCGTCGATCTGCACGTGCTGCGCCACCGCGCGGTGGTCGCGGGAAGTCTGCTCGGAGCCGTGCTCGGCGTGAGTCTCTACGGCTCGGTGCTGATTCTGCCGCAGTACGTGCAGAACTCGCTGGGTTTCACGGCCACGATGTCGGGCGAGACGATGCTCATTCGCGGCGTCGCGATCGCGCTGCTGACACCGTTCACGGCGGTCCTCGCTAGCCGCGGGAAGGTCGATGTTCGGTGGATGATCTTTTCGGGCTTCGTGCTCTTAGCGATCTCAAATTGGATGCTCGCGAGCGTAACGACCACGACGGCCGGTTTCTGGACGTTCTTTTGGTCGCTCGTCATCAGCGGCCTCGGACTCTCGCAGATCTTCGTTCCGCTTTCGATGGCCGTGCTCAATGCCGTGCCCGCAAAGGAGGTCGCGGCCACTTCCGCGTTCTTCAATCTCGCGCGCCAAGTCGGCGGCAGCATCGCTACGGCCGTTCTCGTCACCGTGCTCGTGCGCGGCGTCTCCCGGCACCAAGACGCGCTCTCGGCCGGCATCACCTTGCACGCGCACCCGGTCGTTCAATTCTTGGCAGCCAACGGCGGGGAACACTCGCTGCGCGCGATTCGTGATTTAGCGGGGTTGGTGGCGCAACAGGCGCTCGCACTATCGTATGCGGACACGTCGCGCTTGACGGCCGTCATCACGATCGTTTTGGCGCCGCTCGTCCTTCTGATGCGCCGTCCGCGCATCGGCTCAGCCTCGGTATCCGTTAAATGA
- a CDS encoding TetR/AcrR family transcriptional regulator, giving the protein MLETERVSKPDPGRSTSPEETRERILWATRELFSRKGRRGTTTREIAERAAVNEATLFRHFGNKDALIMECTKHFCGAVELQGLVSKLSGDIDEDLAAIARALTERMENVRDLIVMSLSEEDEEDGVSDQAWRAPHAIHEVIVEYMSRRVQTGELRGNPIWLARFFMGMIFSRVLGRKKFKDQYPIDPDELTRFQIGVFLNGVRSK; this is encoded by the coding sequence ATGCTCGAAACAGAACGCGTTTCAAAACCCGATCCGGGCCGTTCGACCTCTCCCGAGGAGACACGCGAGCGCATCCTGTGGGCCACCCGCGAACTCTTCTCCCGTAAGGGGCGCCGCGGGACGACGACCCGCGAGATCGCCGAACGGGCCGCGGTGAACGAAGCGACGCTCTTTCGACATTTCGGAAATAAGGACGCGCTCATTATGGAGTGCACGAAGCACTTCTGCGGCGCGGTAGAACTCCAGGGGCTCGTCAGCAAGCTTTCCGGAGATATCGACGAGGATCTGGCCGCGATCGCTCGCGCGCTGACCGAGCGCATGGAGAACGTGCGCGATCTGATCGTCATGTCGCTCTCCGAAGAAGACGAAGAGGACGGCGTCTCGGATCAGGCGTGGCGCGCACCGCACGCCATTCACGAAGTCATCGTCGAATATATGTCGCGGCGCGTCCAGACCGGCGAGCTGCGCGGAAACCCGATTTGGCTCGCGCGATTCTTTATGGGAATGATCTTTTCGCGGGTGCTGGGGCGCAAGAAATTTAAGGATCAATATCCGATCGACCCCGACGAGCTTACGCGATTTCAAATCGGGGTCTTTCTGAACGGAGTACGAAGCAAGTGA